A stretch of DNA from Candidatus Hydrogenedentota bacterium:
CGGAGCAGGAGATTGCCAACGCAAAACATCCCTATATTCGCCTGTTCTCGGTGACGCGGAAGGTATCGGGCGAGCCGCTCGAGGGATGTGAAGGGAAGTGGGACGTTTGTTCACCGGAAACTATTGGCGATTTCAGCGCGGTCGCGTACTACTTTGGCCGATCAGTGGCGACAACGCTCAAAGTGCCGGTCGGGCTGATTAATACGTCATGGGGTGGGACGCCCGCCGAAGCGTGGACGAGTTACGCCAGCCTTCAGGCAAACCCAGACTGCGCTGCAATTCTTAAACGATGGGAAGAAGCGCTGGCGAACTATCCCGCGGCAAAGGCCGAATTCGACAAGGCGATGGCCGAATGGCAGAAAGCGGCCGACGCAGCAAAGGCCGCTAACCAGCCGGAGCCGAAGAAGCCGGGCGCGCCACAAGGCCCGGACTCGTCGTGGCGCGCGGCGGGACTATACAACGCAATGATCGCGCCGCTGATTCCGTATGGAATTAAGGGTGCAATATGGTATCAAGGCGAATCGAACGCGTCCCGCGCGTATCAATATCGCAGCCTGTTCCCAACGATGATTACGGATTGGCGGAAGAACTGGGGCGAAGGCGATTTCCCGTTCTTCTTCGTGCAACTCGCGAACTTCATGGAGCAGACACAGGACGCTAATGCACCGTCGGCGTGGGCAGAACTGCGCGAGGCGCAACTGCGCACGCTCGGTCTGCCGAACACGGGAATGGCGACGATTATCGATATCGGCGAAGCCAAGGATATCCACCCGAAAAACAAGCAGGACGTTGGCCTTCGGCTTGCTCTTTCGGCGTTCAAGACGGCGTACGGGTACGACTGGCCGGATCAAGGGCCGATGTACAAATCGATTCGCGTCGATGGCAACAAAGCCGTTGTGACGTTTACGGACACGGACGGTGGCTTGAAGAACAACAATGCGGGCGGTCCGCTGCGCGGGTTCGCTGTCGCGGGCGAGGACAAGGTCTATCACTGGGCGGATGTGAGCATCGCGGGTGATGATGTGATTGTGTCGTCCCCGAATGTCGCGAAGCCGGTGGCAGTGCGCTACGGTTGGGCGGACAATCCCATCTGCGATCTCTACAACGGGTTTGGACTACCGGCGTCGCCGTTCCGGACGGACGATTGGCCGGGGGTGACGGTGGACGCACGATAACCAAGTTAACTGTCGTTGTTTTGGCGCGGGACCAGTTTTGGTTCCGCGCCCTTGTTTTGCTTACGTGCGCGCGAGAATGAAAGCAATGGGAGTAAGAGCCTCTGACATTAATGCCGAAACCCCCTCAGGGTACATTCCCTAATGCGGGTGGTTGGTACCCAGGGTAGCCCCGCCTACGTCGAAGCGACTTCGGCGGGCCAACCGTGGGCTGCGCGCCGAAACCCCTTCGGGGTAAACGCAAAGACGTCATTATTGTTAGAGCCTCTAAGGGGAGCAATGGAATGATGGGGCAGGCGGCGAGAATGACCGTAAAATGATCGATAGCTGACGCTAACTTGCTTCAGCCAGGTTGAGCGCGCAGAGGCGGTCTTCGCCTTCAGGGCGGCCTTTGGCACGCAGGAGCCCGCGCATGGCTTCGCCGAGGACGAAGTCGGCGCCGAATTGTTTGCCGTTGCGGCAGGAGACGACGCCTGCGCTGAGGCGAACTTCCGTGGGGAAGCTGGGATCGGAAAAGGTTGTGCTGTCCACTTCGCACATGATTTTGCTCGCGTACCTCGTAGCTTGATCGAGCGGTGTATGGGGGAGGATGGCGGCGAACATCGTGCCGTCGAACCGCGCCAAAAC
This window harbors:
- a CDS encoding sialate O-acetylesterase, which produces MTVLLAVGSSFAADAPAPSKSKPEITMPTLFVDHMVLQRDIHVPVWGTTTPNTRVSVSIAGQTAKSKSDAEGKWKAVLEPMKPGGPYAMRIKARRSTAEIKDILIGDVWVCSGQSNMQWAVKQSKDPEQEIANAKHPYIRLFSVTRKVSGEPLEGCEGKWDVCSPETIGDFSAVAYYFGRSVATTLKVPVGLINTSWGGTPAEAWTSYASLQANPDCAAILKRWEEALANYPAAKAEFDKAMAEWQKAADAAKAANQPEPKKPGAPQGPDSSWRAAGLYNAMIAPLIPYGIKGAIWYQGESNASRAYQYRSLFPTMITDWRKNWGEGDFPFFFVQLANFMEQTQDANAPSAWAELREAQLRTLGLPNTGMATIIDIGEAKDIHPKNKQDVGLRLALSAFKTAYGYDWPDQGPMYKSIRVDGNKAVVTFTDTDGGLKNNNAGGPLRGFAVAGEDKVYHWADVSIAGDDVIVSSPNVAKPVAVRYGWADNPICDLYNGFGLPASPFRTDDWPGVTVDAR